One Oscillospiraceae bacterium genomic region harbors:
- a CDS encoding M23 family metallopeptidase — MLFEGINRIYRDYGVFDYPRSGGSRHNGMDIDGVNSFVIRMPSFNGKTISGTVTRSRIVTDHSDSTWEWGYYVTVKLSTPQTVDGTAIHYLTFAHNARNLVSDGDTVTTGTPLAIAGKTGNAEGEHIHCHLQARNVNNSGAYNPVGFSGIRNEKGEYNIKTSGSMQKIELGPVLNSQASAIWNKAKALGVTYAAFYADPDNSRQIIQLGPVSNSMASTLYSYAVNEMKVSYRSWYI; from the coding sequence ATGCTTTTTGAAGGTATTAATCGCATTTATCGTGATTATGGGGTGTTTGACTATCCCCGGTCTGGTGGGTCTCGCCATAATGGTATGGACATTGATGGCGTGAATAGTTTTGTCATTCGCATGCCGAGCTTTAATGGTAAAACGATTTCCGGCACGGTGACTCGCTCCCGAATCGTTACTGACCATAGTGATTCCACTTGGGAATGGGGCTATTATGTTACCGTTAAACTGAGTACCCCGCAGACTGTCGATGGAACCGCCATTCACTATTTGACCTTTGCACATAATGCAAGAAACCTTGTTTCTGACGGGGATACTGTCACCACGGGTACGCCGCTTGCTATTGCAGGCAAAACTGGCAATGCTGAAGGTGAGCATATCCACTGTCACCTTCAGGCTCGCAACGTAAACAATTCCGGCGCGTATAATCCTGTGGGCTTTTCTGGCATTCGAAACGAAAAAGGCGAGTACAACATCAAGACATCCGGGAGCATGCAGAAAATTGAACTCGGCCCGGTTTTGAATTCTCAAGCATCGGCAATTTGGAACAAAGCAAAGGCTCTCGGCGTAACCTATGCGGCCTTTTATGCCGATCCTGATAATTCGCGCCAGATTATTCAGTTGGGGCCTGTTTCAAATTCTATGGCATCTACCCTTTATTCCTATGCGGTCAATGAAATGAAAGTCTCTTATCGAAGTTGGTATATCTAA
- a CDS encoding winged helix-turn-helix domain-containing protein, producing the protein MPPVEQDALIYGPIRVELLTHKVLAQGKFVHLAKMEYRLLCYLILHEGQVLSRQEILTNIWNLPPNVKTRTLDMHIHTLRKKLGLADYLETVLQVGYRLRSIGKKEESPQ; encoded by the coding sequence ATGCCGCCAGTTGAACAAGATGCGCTAATCTATGGACCAATCCGTGTGGAACTGTTAACCCATAAAGTTCTGGCGCAAGGAAAATTTGTCCACTTGGCAAAAATGGAATATCGCCTTCTCTGTTACCTGATCCTGCACGAGGGTCAAGTACTTTCGCGCCAGGAAATATTAACTAATATCTGGAATTTGCCCCCGAATGTAAAAACGCGCACGCTAGATATGCATATTCATACTTTGCGGAAGAAACTCGGCTTGGCCGATTATTTGGAAACGGTATTACAAGTTGGGTATAGACTACGGTCGATAGGTAAAAAGGAGGAATCGCCACAATGA
- a CDS encoding C39 family peptidase, protein MKNFFSLLLALMFSCTFTVCAFAAEPYAENSNPPTLQDTLQEILDNPTYSNAYKEAAKKKCDYLMSVRDSGPSALTRASNSMTIYVPHTRQPNGVSCGPSTVRQTLAHYGLVKNLSTIMSEMSDASKPATYCYSPTNGIFEISKMFYYINTSLYGEGGDPTGVVYMALWKNGAYTSSQQMLNMMASVISNNNPPILHTGAIQGTKRTSYNDTSKWPINISSGHFMSVSGYNLSNATIQVTDPDVTNQQSSSSYSSGKYYINSSVVYSTCDYFAA, encoded by the coding sequence ATGAAAAACTTCTTTTCACTATTACTCGCATTAATGTTCAGTTGTACTTTTACGGTTTGTGCATTTGCAGCAGAACCCTACGCTGAAAATAGTAACCCGCCTACCTTACAGGATACCTTACAGGAAATATTGGATAATCCAACTTATTCAAACGCTTACAAAGAGGCCGCCAAGAAAAAGTGTGATTATTTAATGAGTGTTCGCGATTCTGGACCGTCTGCCTTAACCCGGGCAAGTAATAGTATGACAATTTATGTCCCACATACGCGCCAACCTAATGGTGTTAGCTGTGGTCCCTCTACAGTGCGACAAACACTGGCTCATTATGGTCTTGTGAAAAATTTGTCCACAATTATGTCGGAAATGAGTGATGCTAGTAAACCGGCCACCTATTGTTACAGTCCAACCAATGGCATCTTTGAGATTTCGAAGATGTTTTACTATATTAATACTAGCTTGTATGGAGAAGGCGGTGACCCTACAGGGGTTGTTTATATGGCTTTGTGGAAAAATGGTGCATATACATCTTCCCAACAAATGCTGAATATGATGGCCAGCGTAATTAGCAACAATAACCCTCCAATCTTACATACAGGTGCCATTCAAGGAACAAAGCGGACCAGCTATAATGACACGAGCAAATGGCCAATTAATATTAGTTCCGGCCATTTTATGAGCGTTAGCGGATATAACCTTTCTAATGCAACAATCCAGGTAACTGATCCTGATGTAACAAATCAACAGTCTTCTAGTTCTTATTCCTCGGGCAAATATTACATCAATTCTTCGGTCGTATATTCCACCTGTGACTATTTTGCGGCTTGA
- a CDS encoding cyclic lactone autoinducer peptide has translation MNKNDNRFTEALASALHKMVERERSGAVDCYGWNYQPKRPEALTRDPNETKK, from the coding sequence ATGAACAAGAATGACAACCGATTCACCGAAGCGCTGGCTTCGGCACTGCACAAGATGGTGGAACGGGAACGCAGCGGCGCTGTGGACTGCTATGGCTGGAACTATCAGCCCAAGCGGCCGGAAGCTCTAACAAGAGATCCTAATGAAACCAAGAAGTAA
- a CDS encoding accessory gene regulator B family protein, with translation MLHPAQKIASFFVAKKLIPAQDYEWAVYGLQRRLLAAVFYPILFLIGLLVSDVYSTVLFFVVFTSLRHRVGGHHAGSAIRCLINSSLIVLCGLFLYPQITAGWPVVGHSLVGMIACLVIGLAGPCNDPHIAMTPAELDRNRKRMMWELLVLAVAFSVLPLLPWGVWLSKTAAAAVTLAASMLIAGKIQNGGFTHEQE, from the coding sequence ATGCTCCATCCGGCTCAGAAAATAGCATCCTTTTTTGTGGCCAAAAAACTGATCCCGGCGCAGGACTACGAGTGGGCTGTGTACGGATTACAACGCCGGTTGCTGGCGGCAGTCTTTTATCCGATTTTGTTTTTGATCGGTCTCCTGGTCTCGGATGTATATTCCACCGTTCTGTTCTTTGTTGTCTTTACCAGCCTGCGGCACCGCGTCGGCGGTCACCATGCGGGCTCGGCTATACGGTGCCTGATAAATTCTTCGCTGATCGTTCTGTGCGGTCTGTTCTTATACCCGCAGATTACAGCCGGATGGCCGGTGGTGGGGCATTCACTGGTGGGAATGATCGCCTGTCTTGTGATTGGCCTGGCAGGTCCTTGCAATGACCCCCACATTGCCATGACGCCAGCAGAACTCGATCGAAATCGGAAGCGGATGATGTGGGAGCTGCTCGTATTGGCAGTAGCTTTCAGCGTGCTTCCACTCCTCCCTTGGGGAGTTTGGCTTAGTAAAACTGCAGCGGCGGCCGTTACCCTGGCGGCCAGTATGCTGATTGCAGGAAAAATACAGAATGGAGGTTTTACCCATGAACAAGAATGA
- a CDS encoding GHKL domain-containing protein has product MIEQISLLTVDLIGHISCLLLCTALFRRTCAKRQLVLAFLGTLAAGYLITVVPVIREFPIKAILLVMVFTVFCHACYEGKILTQCLCAVFSYVIMLALDTAAIFLFCNWVGMPREQIFADPQLYMICALFSYIVIFVVSFAIWRFAQSWTKIEKISVSGFLAMLVFPLVSLGTITFLFQVTAKDHSVSHWAIVNALGLVAANAVLMGLLHHIEQEAEERKQNVALQHQFETQLEKTQVLLEAQTAQRKQTHDFKHHLSVLGGLLQEENLAAARQYLAEISETGQLDALAVHSNNPVVDAILNQKYAQACELGIQVDFAINDLAEFPLSNKETVVVLSNLLDNAIEACKTQKGTRLIRVKIQCSEEKTILSVMNTIDKAPVMENGLPVTTKADPLAHGYGLQNIVSILADHGACPAILCQDGWFQFSTVLFHQTISPAPEHDQITQKSL; this is encoded by the coding sequence ATGATCGAACAAATATCCTTACTGACCGTGGATTTGATTGGACATATTTCCTGCCTGCTGTTGTGTACCGCGTTGTTCCGACGGACCTGCGCAAAGCGGCAGTTGGTGTTGGCATTCCTGGGAACATTGGCCGCAGGCTATCTCATCACCGTGGTGCCCGTTATCAGGGAATTCCCGATCAAGGCGATTCTGCTAGTCATGGTGTTCACCGTCTTTTGCCATGCTTGCTATGAGGGCAAGATTCTGACGCAATGCTTGTGTGCAGTTTTCAGCTATGTCATTATGCTGGCCCTGGATACGGCAGCCATCTTTCTGTTCTGCAACTGGGTGGGGATGCCGCGAGAGCAGATATTTGCTGACCCGCAGCTTTATATGATTTGTGCATTGTTCTCTTATATTGTTATCTTTGTGGTTTCTTTTGCCATTTGGCGATTTGCGCAGTCATGGACAAAAATTGAGAAAATTTCAGTATCCGGCTTTTTGGCTATGCTGGTTTTTCCGCTGGTGTCACTAGGAACCATAACATTTCTTTTCCAGGTAACGGCCAAAGACCACAGCGTCAGTCACTGGGCCATCGTAAACGCACTGGGATTGGTGGCCGCCAACGCTGTTTTGATGGGCCTGCTGCACCACATTGAGCAGGAAGCCGAGGAGCGAAAGCAAAACGTGGCACTCCAACACCAGTTCGAAACTCAATTGGAAAAAACGCAGGTTTTGCTGGAGGCCCAAACCGCCCAACGTAAGCAGACCCACGATTTCAAACACCATCTCTCGGTTCTCGGCGGTTTGCTGCAGGAGGAAAATTTGGCGGCCGCCAGGCAGTACCTGGCGGAAATCTCCGAGACAGGTCAATTGGATGCGTTGGCTGTCCATTCCAACAACCCGGTGGTGGACGCCATTTTGAACCAAAAGTATGCGCAGGCCTGTGAACTGGGGATTCAAGTGGATTTTGCCATCAACGATCTTGCCGAGTTCCCGCTTTCCAACAAAGAGACGGTAGTGGTACTTTCCAACCTGCTGGATAACGCAATCGAGGCGTGCAAGACGCAGAAGGGAACACGATTGATTCGCGTCAAGATTCAGTGTTCGGAGGAGAAAACCATTCTTTCCGTGATGAATACCATTGACAAAGCGCCCGTAATGGAAAATGGGTTGCCTGTAACGACCAAGGCCGATCCACTTGCGCATGGATATGGACTGCAAAACATCGTCTCCATTTTGGCAGATCATGGCGCCTGTCCGGCCATTCTGTGCCAGGACGGCTGGTTCCAGTTCTCCACGGTACTGTTTCATCAGACTATTTCGCCTGCGCCGGAGCACGATCAAATTACACAAAAATCCCTTTGA
- a CDS encoding LytTR family DNA-binding domain-containing protein: MLRIAICDDSQLWLQKIETLTRGYLKKINVKYRLDLYQSGEKLLKSITSPYDIALLDVDLHSTNGIEVASQLRATNPQIVLIFVSEYVEYAPFGYEVDAIRYLLKNHLEQAFDRVMSEAVKKVREKHLRYAIVTDAGNVMVKFEDILYVEGQKRKVTYHLQNNNRASYDCNESLGDVEARLGTQGFLRTYRTILVNMRHICFLNRTHLTLTDGTDLPVSKQNSNEIVQTYNLWVGAL, translated from the coding sequence ATGCTCAGAATTGCCATATGTGATGACAGCCAGTTGTGGCTTCAAAAAATTGAGACATTGACAAGGGGTTACTTGAAAAAGATTAATGTCAAATACAGACTCGATCTTTATCAATCGGGCGAAAAGCTGCTGAAAAGCATCACCTCACCGTATGACATCGCGTTATTGGACGTCGATCTGCATAGCACGAACGGCATTGAAGTCGCCTCGCAGCTGCGAGCTACCAATCCACAAATCGTGCTGATCTTTGTCTCGGAGTATGTGGAGTATGCTCCGTTCGGTTATGAGGTGGACGCGATTCGGTATCTGCTCAAAAACCACCTGGAGCAGGCTTTTGACCGGGTGATGAGCGAGGCCGTCAAGAAGGTGCGGGAAAAACACCTGCGGTATGCCATTGTCACCGACGCAGGCAATGTGATGGTCAAGTTTGAGGACATTCTCTATGTCGAGGGACAGAAGCGCAAGGTAACGTACCACCTTCAAAACAACAACCGAGCTTCGTATGATTGCAATGAATCGCTCGGTGATGTGGAAGCACGGCTCGGCACTCAGGGCTTTTTGCGAACGTACCGGACGATCCTGGTCAACATGCGGCATATCTGCTTTCTCAACCGAACCCATCTGACTTTGACCGATGGCACGGACCTCCCGGTCAGCAAACAGAACAGCAACGAAATTGTGCAGACATACAACTTATGGGTGGGCGCTTTATGA
- a CDS encoding sigma-70 family RNA polymerase sigma factor has translation MLAFYVAILDTEEQKDKFTEIYTTYYGMMYQVARAITHDDKLAEDALHETCLELIEKIDSIRTDNAKQLAYYLRMVTRNRTIDFMRKWDRRSALSYDAVDVEPASLHEDAADVVLTKMRLETTLKSLDEMPTRLPHRLDFACAGVFHQGDCAHNK, from the coding sequence ATGCTTGCCTTTTATGTCGCCATTCTCGACACTGAGGAGCAGAAGGATAAATTCACCGAAATTTACACCACCTACTACGGGATGATGTACCAGGTGGCGCGCGCCATCACCCATGATGATAAACTTGCCGAGGATGCGCTGCACGAGACCTGCCTCGAGCTGATTGAGAAGATCGATTCCATCCGCACGGACAACGCCAAACAGCTCGCCTATTACCTGCGCATGGTCACACGGAATCGCACCATCGACTTCATGCGCAAGTGGGATCGCCGAAGTGCGTTATCTTATGACGCGGTGGATGTGGAACCAGCATCCCTACATGAAGATGCTGCGGATGTCGTATTAACCAAAATGCGGTTGGAAACAACGTTGAAAAGCCTCGATGAGATGCCCACCCGTTTACCGCACCGCCTTGATTTTGCGTGTGCAGGGGTATTCCATCAAGGAGATTGCGCACATAACAAATAG
- a CDS encoding DUF4367 domain-containing protein produces the protein MNQQENREIRISPDALIALVVAEAEDRELSAMPSLEEMNAAFHPSEEFQKKMDRLLKQAKRKQERKGAWRATKRLFVVATTVVTAFACILMPVQAVQEAVVSTVLNWRDQFVEILYSKEDDPNAVILLQNVELTYLPEGFTETPSNRTSNTSFWNEYQSENGEWLTVRILPIQDKQSTFVDDEYTHYYQISFDGIDAVLCSTIDGSNVLVWQNDGLTYQVSSSCDLSEIISVAEGIKLDSSSNG, from the coding sequence ATGAATCAGCAGGAAAACCGTGAAATCCGTATCTCGCCAGATGCCTTGATTGCACTTGTAGTGGCTGAGGCTGAAGATCGGGAGCTATCCGCCATGCCGAGTCTGGAAGAGATGAACGCGGCCTTCCATCCTTCGGAAGAATTTCAGAAGAAGATGGACAGGCTGCTCAAGCAGGCCAAACGGAAACAGGAACGTAAAGGTGCCTGGCGCGCTACAAAGCGGCTGTTCGTGGTGGCCACGACGGTCGTGACGGCGTTTGCTTGCATACTGATGCCTGTGCAGGCTGTGCAGGAGGCGGTGGTATCCACCGTGCTGAATTGGCGGGATCAGTTTGTGGAGATCCTCTATTCCAAGGAAGATGATCCAAATGCAGTGATTCTGCTCCAAAATGTTGAATTGACCTATTTGCCGGAAGGGTTTACAGAGACGCCTTCTAATAGAACATCAAACACCAGTTTTTGGAATGAGTATCAATCAGAAAACGGCGAATGGTTAACAGTACGGATATTGCCCATACAAGATAAACAATCAACTTTTGTTGATGACGAATATACCCATTATTATCAGATTTCTTTTGATGGAATCGACGCTGTTTTGTGTTCCACTATAGACGGGAGTAATGTATTAGTATGGCAGAATGATGGCTTAACCTATCAAGTGAGTTCCAGTTGTGACTTATCCGAGATAATCAGTGTCGCTGAAGGGATAAAGTTGGATAGTTCATCAAATGGATGA